Proteins encoded in a region of the Burkholderiales bacterium genome:
- a CDS encoding arylsulfatase: protein MKYKLHYRGFSLLIAAVALTCTIAPVYAADKKPNILFIMGDDIGWMQPSIYHRGLMVGETPNIDRIGREGALFTDYYAEQSCTAGRNAFFTGMHPLRTGMIPPQLPGSPSYLRPGTPALAVFLHDLGYATGEFGKNHLGDHPAALPTAHGFQEFWGYLYHLDAMQGVSFPDINKSPTEQIIAPPCKNEPIPGVPEVPGSVDPRTTNCLTPPRPVLWCTSSDGTQKNQNCRDEGPLTLERSKTVDEEISSHVIDFLDRNDPKKTGKPFFVWYNPARMHITTVLPQKYLDMVGTKGGKDWGVNEAGMKQMDDNIGYVLKKLEDMGELDNTIVAFTTDNGAEVITYPDGGVTPFKGGKLTTWEGGMRAPMVVRWPGHIKPGTVLNQMFASLDWLPTLVDIAGGPKGDGLKKEIEAGRYPGIVKTTLDGVDQIDYLTGKSDKSAREIFFYYTGPKPSAVRYKNWKMYYTMVPTEPLGAMKGAVTYQWTMVDNIKRDPFEIAGGLDDLKSATSVGGALASPSTAYVYDWNILPLGQLLWLKELETYKKFPPLQAPEAYNLDSIIAEMKASHAASHAGE from the coding sequence ATTGCAGCCGTTGCGCTCACATGCACGATTGCTCCGGTGTACGCGGCGGACAAAAAACCCAACATTCTGTTTATCATGGGTGACGACATCGGCTGGATGCAGCCGAGCATCTACCACCGCGGCCTGATGGTCGGGGAGACTCCCAACATCGACCGCATCGGTCGCGAGGGTGCGCTGTTCACAGACTATTACGCCGAGCAGAGCTGCACCGCAGGGCGCAACGCCTTCTTTACCGGCATGCATCCACTGCGCACGGGCATGATCCCACCGCAACTCCCGGGCAGTCCGTCTTACCTGCGACCCGGCACCCCGGCACTTGCAGTGTTCCTGCATGATCTCGGCTATGCGACCGGCGAGTTCGGCAAGAACCACCTGGGCGACCACCCCGCGGCACTGCCGACGGCTCACGGCTTCCAGGAATTCTGGGGCTATCTGTACCACCTGGACGCGATGCAGGGGGTGAGCTTTCCCGACATCAACAAGTCCCCGACCGAGCAGATCATTGCTCCGCCATGCAAGAACGAGCCCATCCCCGGCGTGCCGGAAGTTCCTGGCTCCGTGGATCCGAGGACGACGAACTGCCTGACGCCGCCGCGCCCGGTACTCTGGTGCACGTCAAGTGACGGCACCCAGAAGAATCAGAACTGCAGGGACGAAGGTCCGCTGACGCTCGAGCGCTCGAAGACGGTGGATGAGGAAATCTCCTCCCACGTCATTGACTTCCTCGATCGTAACGATCCCAAGAAGACCGGAAAGCCGTTCTTCGTCTGGTACAACCCAGCGCGCATGCACATCACGACCGTGCTGCCGCAGAAGTACCTCGACATGGTCGGCACCAAAGGTGGCAAGGACTGGGGTGTAAATGAAGCGGGGATGAAGCAGATGGACGACAACATCGGCTATGTCCTGAAGAAGCTCGAGGACATGGGCGAGCTCGACAACACTATTGTTGCATTCACCACCGACAACGGTGCCGAAGTAATCACCTACCCGGACGGCGGCGTTACGCCTTTCAAGGGTGGAAAGTTAACGACCTGGGAGGGCGGGATGCGGGCTCCCATGGTCGTGCGTTGGCCGGGGCACATCAAGCCGGGCACAGTATTGAACCAGATGTTCGCATCCTTGGACTGGTTACCGACTCTTGTTGATATCGCGGGCGGCCCCAAAGGAGACGGGCTGAAGAAGGAGATCGAGGCGGGCAGGTACCCGGGCATTGTCAAGACGACGCTCGACGGTGTCGATCAGATCGACTACCTAACGGGCAAGAGCGACAAGTCGGCGCGCGAAATCTTTTTTTACTATACCGGCCCGAAACCGTCGGCGGTGCGCTACAAGAACTGGAAGATGTACTACACAATGGTTCCGACCGAGCCGCTCGGCGCGATGAAGGGCGCCGTGACTTATCAGTGGACCATGGTTGACAACATCAAGCGCGATCCATTCGAGATCGCTGGCGGGTTGGATGACCTGAAATCCGCGACATCGGTCGGCGGTGCGCTTGCCTCCCCAAGCACGGCTTATGTTTACGACTGGAACATCCTGCCCCTCGGCCAGTTACTGTGGCTGAAGGAGCTCGAGACGTACAAGAAGTTCCCGCCGCTGCAGGCGCCGGAGGCCTACAACCTGGACAGTATCATTGCGGAAATGAAAGCGTCCCATGCCGCGAGTCACGCGGG